In Serratia sp. FDAARGOS_506, a genomic segment contains:
- a CDS encoding HD domain-containing protein gives MTNTLEERARRYATKAHAAIDQRRKYTNDPYIVHPQAVMELVRSVPHTEEMLAAAWLHDTVEDTPTTLGDIDSHFGPKVAELVRMLTNVSHAEDGNRFERKNRDRRHSAGASPQAKTIKLADLIDNTRSLLDYDSHFAQTYLIEKQRLLEVLTEGDPTLWRQASHIVEQGLLRLQQPPHNVPASWFEHARRRYRESDAA, from the coding sequence ATGACGAACACGCTTGAAGAACGCGCGCGCCGCTACGCCACCAAGGCGCATGCTGCCATCGATCAGCGCCGCAAATACACCAACGACCCCTATATTGTCCACCCGCAGGCGGTGATGGAGCTGGTGCGCAGCGTACCGCACACCGAAGAGATGCTGGCGGCCGCCTGGCTGCATGACACGGTGGAAGACACGCCCACCACCCTCGGCGATATCGACAGCCATTTCGGGCCGAAGGTGGCAGAGCTGGTGCGGATGCTAACCAACGTCAGCCACGCCGAGGACGGCAACCGCTTCGAGCGTAAAAACCGCGATCGGCGCCACAGCGCCGGCGCGTCGCCGCAGGCCAAAACCATCAAGCTGGCGGATCTGATCGACAACACCCGCTCGCTGCTGGACTACGACAGCCACTTCGCCCAGACCTACCTGATCGAGAAACAGCGCCTGCTGGAGGTGCTGACCGAAGGCGACCCGACGCTGTGGCGCCAGGCCAGCCATATCGTTGAACAGGGGCTGCTCAGGTTGCAACAGCCGCCGCACAACGTCCCCGCCAGCTGGTTCGAACACGCCCGCCGGCGCTACCGCGAGAGCGACGCGGCCTGA
- a CDS encoding MarR family winged helix-turn-helix transcriptional regulator has product MKSTETEQPKAKNLLQLDQQLCFALYSANLALHKVYRKLLSQLELTYPQYLVMMVLWERDRVTVSDIGERLFLDSATLTPLLKRLETAGLLVRYRATTDERQVIIALTEAGRALRERAQSVPEAVMCATDCSLDEIVSLKQQLEKLRGSLIDQI; this is encoded by the coding sequence ATGAAAAGCACCGAGACCGAACAACCCAAGGCGAAGAACCTGCTGCAGCTCGATCAGCAGCTTTGTTTCGCGCTGTATTCCGCCAACCTGGCGCTGCACAAAGTCTATCGCAAGCTGTTGAGTCAGCTCGAACTCACCTACCCGCAATATCTGGTGATGATGGTGCTGTGGGAACGCGATCGGGTGACGGTATCGGATATCGGTGAGCGTCTGTTCCTCGATTCCGCCACGCTGACGCCGTTGCTGAAGCGGTTGGAAACCGCCGGTTTGCTGGTGCGTTATCGCGCCACCACCGACGAGCGGCAGGTGATCATCGCCCTGACCGAAGCCGGCCGCGCGCTGCGCGAGCGGGCGCAATCGGTGCCCGAAGCGGTGATGTGCGCCACCGACTGCAGCCTGGACGAGATCGTCTCGCTCAAACAGCAGCTGGAAAAGCTGCGCGGCAGCCTGATCGATCAGATTTGA
- a CDS encoding organic hydroperoxide resistance protein yields MSIEKVVYRAHATATGGRDGRATSSDGVLDVKLGVPKEMGGAGGEVTNPEQLFAAGYSACFLGALKFVAAKEKVKIPAEAKIDGTVGIGEIPNGFGIEVQLDISLPGIERSVAEDLVKKAHVVCPYSNATRGNIDVTLNVK; encoded by the coding sequence ATGTCTATTGAGAAAGTGGTTTACCGCGCTCACGCCACCGCAACCGGCGGCCGCGACGGCCGTGCGACCTCCTCCGACGGCGTGTTGGACGTGAAACTGGGCGTGCCGAAAGAGATGGGCGGCGCCGGCGGCGAAGTCACCAACCCTGAGCAGCTGTTCGCCGCCGGTTACTCGGCCTGCTTCCTCGGCGCGCTGAAGTTTGTTGCGGCAAAAGAAAAGGTCAAAATCCCGGCCGAAGCCAAGATCGACGGCACCGTCGGCATCGGTGAGATCCCGAACGGTTTCGGCATCGAAGTGCAGCTGGATATCTCGCTGCCGGGCATCGAGCGCAGCGTGGCGGAAGATCTGGTGAAAAAGGCGCACGTGGTGTGCCCATACTCCAACGCCACCCGTGGCAATATCGACGTGACGTTGAACGTGAAATAA
- a CDS encoding carbohydrate porin: MTLAALALLCSQAQAETLQTGKDVEAPTAKWEGVALGFEPPQPGLLGDMLGIRPILEDHGFHYNLGYLSQLSYNAGGGYNHDKQASYIDQFSLTFSQDLQALTGIPDAAIEGNIVNRNHDNNLTRDRLQDPRVGLTDLSQESFGGQSITRLGWLTFSRSFLDSRLQWRIGMMNKVQDFDQIIPCDFQTLTLCGGKSANSLTWYNWNVHYWGTTLQYKLTDGLTLKGGVMEQNPSAPSRSHAWSWSTKGSKGFLLPMELELKTHAVNQLPGVYNLGVLFTNARQSDLYEGVSGGPGASDPQGYRSHDRTWFLYTGFNQQVTRHADDVNRGLSVFYSLGLGDQRSNYLHWSTSTGIRYRGLFDARPDDWLGLGVSVVKLSDRYKDNQRYLNQMSGISDYHDPNYRPVPGHSVTAELYYRVNVTPWLQLQPGLQYWHHPAGVSETQDAWVTALKTVVTF, encoded by the coding sequence ATGACCCTGGCGGCGCTGGCGCTGCTCTGTAGCCAGGCACAGGCGGAAACGCTGCAAACCGGCAAGGACGTCGAAGCCCCCACCGCCAAATGGGAAGGGGTGGCGCTCGGCTTTGAGCCGCCGCAGCCCGGGCTGTTAGGGGATATGCTGGGGATCAGGCCGATCCTGGAGGATCACGGCTTCCACTATAATCTCGGCTACCTCAGCCAGCTGTCGTATAACGCCGGCGGTGGTTATAACCACGATAAACAGGCGTCGTACATCGACCAATTCTCGCTGACCTTCAGCCAGGACTTGCAGGCGCTGACCGGCATTCCGGACGCGGCGATCGAAGGCAATATCGTCAACCGCAACCATGACAACAACCTGACCCGCGATCGCTTGCAGGATCCGCGCGTCGGCCTGACCGATCTGTCGCAGGAGAGTTTTGGCGGGCAGTCGATTACCCGCCTGGGCTGGTTGACCTTCAGCCGTTCCTTCCTCGACAGCCGGCTGCAGTGGCGCATCGGCATGATGAACAAGGTGCAGGATTTCGATCAGATCATCCCCTGCGATTTTCAGACGCTGACGCTGTGCGGCGGCAAGTCTGCCAACTCGTTGACCTGGTACAACTGGAACGTGCATTACTGGGGCACCACGCTGCAATACAAGCTGACCGACGGCCTGACGCTCAAGGGCGGCGTGATGGAGCAGAACCCGAGCGCCCCCAGCCGCAGCCACGCCTGGAGCTGGTCCACCAAGGGCAGCAAAGGCTTCCTGTTGCCGATGGAGCTGGAGCTGAAAACCCATGCCGTCAACCAGCTGCCGGGGGTGTATAACCTGGGCGTGCTGTTCACCAACGCGCGCCAGAGCGATCTCTATGAAGGAGTATCCGGCGGGCCGGGTGCCAGCGATCCGCAGGGTTATCGCAGCCACGATCGCACCTGGTTCCTGTATACCGGCTTCAACCAGCAGGTAACGCGCCATGCGGACGACGTCAACCGCGGTCTGAGCGTGTTTTACAGCCTGGGGCTGGGAGATCAGCGCAGCAACTACCTGCACTGGTCCACTTCGACCGGCATTCGCTATCGCGGGCTGTTCGATGCGCGGCCGGACGACTGGCTGGGGCTCGGCGTCTCGGTGGTGAAGCTGAGTGACCGCTACAAAGACAATCAGCGTTATCTCAACCAGATGAGCGGCATCAGCGATTATCACGATCCGAACTACCGGCCGGTGCCGGGCCATTCGGTGACGGCGGAGCTCTATTACCGCGTTAACGTCACGCCGTGGCTGCAGCTGCAGCCGGGCCTGCAGTACTGGCATCACCCGGCGGGCGTCAGTGAGACGCAGGACGCCTGGGTGACGGCGTTGAAAACGGTGGTGACCTTCTGA
- a CDS encoding glycoside hydrolase family 1 protein, translating into MNGKFPQHFLWGGAVAANQVEGAYQADGKGLSTSDLQPQGIFGAITPRTAGDSGIKDVAIDFYHRYPEDIALFAEMGFKCLRTSIAWTRIFPQGDEEAPNEAGLAFYDRLFDEMAKYGIQPLITLSHYEMPYGLVKHYGGWGDRRTIDFFERYARTVFERYKHKVKHWLTFNEINMSLHAPFTGVGLPQESDKSAIYQAIHHQLVASARAVKACHEIVPEGKIGNMLLGGILYPLSCKPEDLLETQRQNRDWLFFGDVQARGYYPAYMQRFFRENGIQVTITEEDRQTLRETIDFISFSYYMSGCVTADPAQYETARGNILDMVPNPHLASSEWGWQIDPIGLRYLLNVLYDRYQKPLFIVENGLGAKDRVEADGSIHDDYRINYLNDHLVQVAEAIDDGVEVLGYTSWGPIDLVSASKAEMSKRYGFIHVDRDDAGNGSLERRRKKSFYWYRDVIHSNGASLKDRR; encoded by the coding sequence ATGAACGGCAAGTTTCCGCAACATTTTCTGTGGGGCGGCGCGGTAGCGGCGAACCAGGTAGAAGGCGCATATCAGGCCGACGGCAAGGGGTTGTCGACCTCCGATCTGCAGCCGCAGGGCATCTTCGGCGCCATTACGCCGCGCACGGCGGGCGACAGCGGCATCAAGGACGTAGCGATCGATTTCTATCACCGCTATCCGGAGGACATCGCGCTGTTCGCCGAAATGGGCTTCAAGTGTCTACGTACCTCGATCGCCTGGACGCGCATTTTCCCGCAGGGTGACGAGGAGGCGCCGAACGAAGCCGGGCTGGCGTTTTACGATCGGCTGTTCGACGAGATGGCGAAGTATGGCATTCAGCCGCTGATCACGCTGTCGCACTATGAGATGCCTTACGGCCTGGTGAAGCACTACGGCGGTTGGGGCGATCGGCGCACCATCGATTTCTTCGAGCGCTATGCGCGCACCGTGTTCGAACGCTACAAGCACAAGGTCAAACACTGGCTGACCTTCAACGAAATCAACATGTCGCTGCACGCGCCCTTCACCGGCGTCGGCCTGCCGCAGGAGAGCGACAAGAGCGCCATCTATCAGGCGATCCATCATCAGCTGGTGGCCAGCGCCAGAGCGGTGAAGGCCTGTCACGAGATCGTGCCGGAGGGCAAAATCGGCAACATGCTGCTGGGCGGCATTCTGTATCCGCTGAGCTGCAAGCCGGAAGATCTGCTGGAAACTCAGCGGCAAAACCGCGACTGGTTGTTCTTCGGCGACGTGCAGGCGCGCGGCTATTACCCGGCCTACATGCAGCGCTTCTTCCGTGAAAACGGTATCCAGGTGACGATCACCGAGGAAGATCGGCAAACGCTGCGCGAAACCATCGACTTCATCTCGTTCAGCTACTACATGAGCGGCTGCGTCACCGCCGACCCGGCGCAGTATGAAACGGCGCGTGGCAACATCCTCGATATGGTGCCGAACCCGCATCTGGCCAGCTCGGAGTGGGGGTGGCAAATCGATCCGATCGGGCTGCGCTACCTGCTCAACGTGCTGTACGACCGCTATCAGAAGCCGCTGTTCATCGTCGAGAACGGGCTGGGCGCCAAAGATCGCGTCGAGGCCGACGGCAGCATCCACGACGACTACCGCATTAACTACCTCAATGACCATCTGGTGCAGGTGGCGGAAGCGATCGACGACGGCGTCGAGGTGCTGGGCTACACCAGCTGGGGGCCGATCGATCTGGTCAGCGCCTCGAAGGCGGAAATGTCGAAGCGCTACGGCTTCATTCACGTCGACAGGGACGACGCCGGCAACGGTAGCCTTGAGCGCCGCCGCAAGAAGAGTTTCTACTGGTATCGCGATGTGATCCACAGCAACGGCGCCAGCCTGAAAGACCGGCGCTAA
- the eptB gene encoding kdo(2)-lipid A phosphoethanolamine 7''-transferase has translation MNKIKSLSQQNLSLLLAIYIGIFLNLSVFYRRFDSLAHGIQGIKLISAVTEVIAIVLFTFFIMRLVSLGGRLFYRIVASLLVLISVAASYYMTFFNVVIGYGIVVSVMTTDIDLSKEVVGLHFVLWMAALSALPLLLIWKNSLRYTLIEQLKTPGHRIKPLLVLLAVVALVWLPLRMLDDEQSVQEKLANVDLPSYGGVVAHSYLPSNWLSALGLFAYTRYDESQDQSTMFDPGKHFTYVPPTDIDDTYVVFIIGETTRWDHMGMLGYERDTTPRLSKEKNLVAFRGESCDTATKLSLRCMFVREGGTEDNPQRTLKEQNVFAVLKELGFSSELFAMQSEVWFYNNTEVDNYAFREMIASEKRNDGKAVDDMLLVDEMKESLARYPKGKHLVILHTKGSHYLYSQRYPRSYARYQPECMGVDDSCTKAQLINAFDNTVLYTDSFISNVIDQVRDKKAIVFYAADHGESIGENTHLHGTPREMAPPEQFRVPMMVWASDKFLENPQHLSAFEQLQAQQRIGKTHRHVELFDTLLGCLGYTSPNGGIVDKNNWCHLPQHKTAPARL, from the coding sequence ATGAACAAAATAAAATCGCTATCACAGCAGAATTTATCGTTATTGTTAGCGATCTATATCGGCATTTTTTTAAACCTGTCCGTTTTTTACCGCCGTTTTGACTCGCTTGCGCACGGCATTCAGGGGATTAAGCTTATTTCGGCGGTGACGGAAGTGATCGCCATCGTTTTATTCACTTTCTTTATCATGCGATTGGTGTCGCTCGGCGGCCGCCTGTTTTATCGCATCGTCGCTTCGCTGCTGGTGCTGATTTCGGTTGCCGCCAGCTACTACATGACGTTTTTCAACGTGGTCATCGGTTATGGCATCGTGGTGTCGGTGATGACCACCGATATCGACCTGTCGAAAGAAGTGGTTGGTCTGCACTTCGTGTTGTGGATGGCGGCGCTCAGCGCCTTGCCGCTACTGCTGATTTGGAAAAACAGCCTGCGTTACACTTTGATCGAACAGCTGAAAACCCCCGGCCACCGCATCAAGCCACTGCTGGTGCTGTTGGCGGTAGTGGCGTTGGTCTGGCTGCCGCTGCGCATGCTGGACGACGAGCAGAGCGTGCAGGAGAAACTTGCCAACGTCGATCTGCCGAGCTACGGCGGCGTGGTGGCGCACTCTTATCTGCCGTCCAACTGGCTGTCGGCGCTGGGGCTGTTCGCCTATACCCGTTATGACGAAAGCCAGGATCAGAGCACGATGTTCGATCCGGGCAAACACTTCACCTATGTACCGCCAACGGATATCGACGATACCTACGTGGTGTTCATCATTGGTGAGACCACGCGCTGGGATCACATGGGGATGCTGGGCTACGAGCGCGATACCACGCCGCGGCTGTCGAAAGAGAAGAACCTGGTGGCGTTCCGCGGCGAGTCGTGCGATACCGCCACCAAACTGTCGCTGCGCTGCATGTTCGTGCGTGAAGGCGGCACCGAGGATAACCCGCAGCGCACGTTGAAAGAGCAGAACGTGTTCGCGGTGCTGAAAGAGCTGGGCTTCTCTTCCGAATTGTTCGCTATGCAGAGCGAGGTGTGGTTCTACAACAACACCGAGGTGGACAACTATGCATTCCGCGAGATGATTGCATCCGAGAAGCGCAACGACGGCAAAGCGGTCGATGACATGCTGCTGGTGGACGAAATGAAGGAATCGCTGGCGCGCTATCCGAAAGGCAAGCATCTGGTGATCCTGCACACCAAAGGCTCGCACTACCTGTACTCGCAGCGTTACCCGCGCAGCTATGCGCGCTATCAGCCGGAGTGCATGGGGGTGGACGATTCCTGCACCAAGGCGCAGCTGATCAACGCGTTCGACAATACGGTGCTGTACACCGACAGCTTTATCAGTAATGTGATCGATCAGGTGCGCGACAAGAAGGCCATCGTATTCTATGCCGCCGATCACGGCGAATCGATCGGCGAAAATACGCACCTGCACGGCACGCCGCGCGAAATGGCGCCGCCGGAGCAGTTCCGCGTGCCGATGATGGTGTGGGCATCGGACAAATTCCTCGAAAACCCGCAGCACCTCAGCGCGTTTGAACAGCTGCAGGCGCAGCAGCGCATCGGCAAAACGCATCGCCACGTCGAGCTGTTCGACACCCTCCT